ATCGACTCTGGACTGGGTGAAGACAATTCACTCCTGACTCCCGGGGAGCCGATCTGGAGTACTGCCAATCTCCAACAATTGAAGCGGAACTATGTCGACAAACCCGACCTAGGTGCCGGCGACTTCTTCGAGAAGTTGAAGAGTCAACTGGCCGGCACTTCTCCCTCCGTTGTGCAACTTTTCGCCGAATTGCTCATCCTTAACGTACTTCCCATCATCAATATGGGTGGCCCGCTGAAGTTGAAGCAGGTCCAAACGGTTCTCGACATGAGCAGCGCGCCCGCGACTATCCCCCCCGACGTCGAGCAAGCGTTGCTTGCCGGCGGGGTATTCCATGGCGGCCAGGCGTTCACGTCTTATCGGTGGGCGCAGATCGGCTACCTCATACAGGTAACGAGCCACTTTAAGTTGCTGCCCGATGTACGCCGACACGATGCACTGGCCGATCCGCTAGCGTTCCGCGATGAGCTCGACGCAGTGCCAACCGGCCAAGCAGCACAACGGCAGGCTTTGTTATATCTGGCCTTCCCCCACTTCTACTTGCCGGTGGTAAGCAACGCGCACCGCACCACCATGCGTGACGGACTGGCTGCCGACTACCTCGGCGCCCCATCGGACGACGTGGACATCGATCTGGCCCGCATCTATGAAGCGCTGATGGAAGCCGAGGGCGGGCACGTTGACCTTTATGCGCCCGAATGGCTAAAGAAGTGGCAGAAGGCGACTCCTCCCAAACCGGAACCGACGCCGGATGTCCAACACGCATGGAAGGTGCACGGCTCCAACGTCAAGGGTCAGGACATGGTTCCGATCTGGCGCCGCAAGCAGTCATTGTCGTTGGGGGCGAGTCTACTTCGACCAGTCGAATCCGACATTGCCCGCGAAGAACTCAAGGGTTTCGTCGACGAGGACTACCGATCATCAGGGTATGCGGCCCGGCTGGAGAAGTTCGACGAATTCTACGCGTTCCTGAAGCGAATGCACCCCGGCGACCTCGTGGTGACCGTGAGCCAGGGCGAGGTCCACTTCGGCACCGTCACCGGTGATCCGGTCTTCGTGGCCAGCAGCGACGGGCGGTCCAACTTGCGCCGGTCGGTCAGATGGTACGAGCGCCCCTGTCGGTTGGCGGAGCTGCCGGATGACGTCGCCGCACGGCTCGGCACCCAGGGCGAAGTGTTGGATATGAGCCAACACCTACAAACGCTTCTCGCACTGGCGGAACGGCGGCCGGCAAAGCCACGCGCCGGCGAATTGCATCTACCCGATGCGAGCGACGACTTGGCACAGCGACTTCACGTCGGAACCGACTGGCTTCAAGACTGCATCGACCTGCTACGTGACCGCCGACAGCTCATCTTCTACGGACCGCCTGGAACGGGAAAGACCTACATCGCCCAGAAACTCGCCCGCCACATCACTGATGAAGCGAATGTCAAGCTGGTGCAATTCCACCCCGCCTACTCCTACGAAGACTTCTTCGAGGGCTTCCGCCCGCAAGGAGTGGCCGGGGGCCACATCGGCTTCGCACTCAAGCCGGGCCCGCTGCGGTCCCTGGTCGACAAGGCTGCCGACAACCCTGATGCGGTGTACGTCCTCATCATCGACGAAATCAACCGCGGCAACCTGCCGAAGATTTTCGGCGAGCTATATTTTTTGCTCGAGTATCGGGACCAGGCAATCGATTTGATGTACTCGTCCGACAGCGCAGAACCGTTCTCGCTGCCGAAGAACATCTTCGTCATCGGCACGATGAACACCGCTGACCGCTCCATCGCGCTCGTCGATGCTGCACTCCGGCGCCGATTTGCCTTCCTGCCGCTGCACCCTTCGGAAGAACCAACCAGCGGCATCCTGCGCCGTTGGCTCGACACCAAGGGCTACCCGGTGACGCTCGCCAACCTGCATGACGAACTCAACGCCCGCATCGCCGACACGGACTTCAAGATCGGGCCCTCCTATTTCATGCGGGACAAGATCGTCAAAGACACGACCGGAGCCGCGCTCAGATTGATGTGGCGCACCGATATCCTGCCCCTTCTTGAGGAACACCACTACGGCGATCGTAATGTCGACGTGAAGTCCCGCTATGGCTTAGACGGGCTGATCAAGAGCCTCAACGTCGCGACAGTGCCCCCAGATAGTGCCGGACCGAATGTGGACACCGAAGCGAGCGACGATGACCTCAGCTCCCCTGATCCTTACTGAGGGTGCACCGGGCATCCCGGTAACCCTTTCCTCGGCGGAATACCGCGCACTGACAGACTTGGGCATCATCACCGTGACACCGACGCTTACCGACGGTATCTACGAGGTCATGGCGGGCCGCAAAGTGGGGGCCGTGGCCATCGGTGACCGCCACCTCATCGTTCGTCCAAAGATCACCGATCTGAACCGGCTGCTGTTCCTCCTCGGCTATGCCCAGAACCCCGACATATGGCGTGAGGAATCTATTGGCCTCACCGGCGCCGACGAACTGTTGTCCGGGGTCGCCGAGGCCTTCGCTCGTCTAGCTACCCGCGCCGTCGAGCAGGGGTTGCTGCAGGGATACCGCAGGATATCCGACACGCTGCCTGTTCTTCGCGGCCGAGTCTTGGCTGGCGAACAGATGAACCGGCTCTTCGGCCTTCCGGTGCCTATCGCCGTCGAATACGACGACTTCACCGTCGATATCGCCGAGAACCAGCTGCTGGTGATGGCAACCTTGCGACTGCTGATGGTGCCGCGTGTGAGCGAGCCGGCACGCCGTCTCCTGCGCAGGCTGCGGCGTACGCTGGCCGACGTCAGTGTGCCGCCGCGCGGCAGCATGATCCCGACCTGGCAGCCCAGCCGACTCAACGCCCGCTACGGTGCTGCCCTGCGCCTCGCCGAGATAATCCTCGCGGCCGAATCGTTCGAGCACCACCTCGGTGAAGTCACCGTGACCGGCTACATGTTCGACATGTGGCGCATCTTCGAAGATTTCGTCACGGTTGCCCTGCGCGAGTCGTTCAACGACCTTGGCTGGCGCTGCCGTATCCAAGCCTCGCTGTATCTGGACGAACGACGACAGGTCAGTATGCGGCCGGATTTGTTGTGTCATCACAACGGAGATGCCACAGCGGTCATCGACGCCAAGTACAAAGCAGAGCGGCCCGACGGGTTTCCCAACGCCGATCTCTACCAAATGCTCGCTTACTGCATCGTTCTCGGCCTTGGTCACGGTCACCTGGTGTACGCGAAGGGCAACGAACCGGTTAGTACCCACACCGTGCAGCACTCCGGCGTCACGATTCACTGCCACGCGCTCGACCTGACGCTGCCGCCGACGGAACTGTTAAAGCAAATTGACGAACTGACGTCGGTGATGGCAGCAGCGTGATGGCATTCAAAATGAAGCGTACCGGTGTAGACGACGGAAGAGTTGTCGCAACGTTTGCCAGCGGGCCGGTCGAGGCCCATTCGCGACAACGATGACGGAAGGTTGACCTGTGGCAGAAGGAACTGGTGGGCGGTTGGATATCGTCGACATAGCGCACGCATCAGGTTGGGAAGTTGAATCCACCATCCAGGCTGACGTTTTCACGAAGGGCGCCAGCCGCATTCAAGTTCAGTACTCCCAAGAGGACATGATCGAAAATGCGGTGAAGAACGACGGAGACGGCGACCGCGGCGCTCTCGGCAACCACGCGGAGTCGAAGGTGGCCCAGGTGCGGTACTGGTTGACGGGTCGGCCGATCGAAGCACCTGCGGCACCTACGCGTTTCCCTGAGGCAGACTTCACCACTGAGCCCAGCGGGTGGACGCGCCCTCGGTTCATCGCGGCCCTAGAAGACCCGGGTGACCGAGCGTTCCTTGCGGGGTTTCTGCAACTGATGGACGCAAACGGCCAACAACCTGCGCAGGGGACGCACGCACGGCTGACTTTCGGTAAGCGTCCGGGCGGAGCGGTATTTGTCTACCCCTTCGGTAGACGGTTTCCACCCTTCAAGTTCTCGATCAAAGATGGACGCTTGATGATTTCGGGCTGCTGGAAAGGTAACTTCAAAGTTTCGGGTCATCCTGGATTCGCCGAGATTGCAACGCTGTTGGGCCAAGACGAGTCAGGCCCTGCGAAAGCAGTGCCGGTTGCCGGCCTGGATCCTGACGAAGTATGGCAAATCGGGGATAGAGTTTCCCGAGCGATCAATCGGTAGGCATACGTCGGGACGCAGTAGCAGGTACACGCGGCGCGGAGACATCCACGCTTAGGGCGAGACGAAACGAAGACCTGCCGGCACTCCAAGGTCCGCGGGCTCCATTTCGCCCGGTGGGTTTCGTCACGTACGGGAACCAATGAACTGAGGAGGCAACCGATGGCAGATGAGACGGCCACTCGGCTAGACAATCTGGATGTCGCGTACGCCAGCGGATGGCATGTCGAGTCAACGGATATGATTGACGTCTTCAAGAAGGGCGACACGGTCATCGAAGTTCGATACACGATGAACGATGACTTGGATAGAGCGGTGAAGCGCCGCCCGAATGGTGACACCGAGACGATCGGGGTGCACACGACTGCGAAGGTCGATCGACTGCGATCGTGGCTCACTGGAGATAACCGCCAGCATCGCGGTGAACGATTTGTGTCCGCTGGCCCCACTTCCGATCGGTCTCAGCTTTACTCGGAGTTCTGGCACCAGTTCCGCAATCGAGTGGCAGCCGAACACCCCGACTGGAGGGCTCGAGCGGGTACATCGAGAACCGCGCCGAATGCCACCCTCCCGGGCGAAACGCCACGGACCCTGTGGG
The window above is part of the Mycolicibacterium rutilum genome. Proteins encoded here:
- a CDS encoding McrB family protein — protein: MSEDEVGTFARAAAPKVEAIGRRLIDSGLGEDNSLLTPGEPIWSTANLQQLKRNYVDKPDLGAGDFFEKLKSQLAGTSPSVVQLFAELLILNVLPIINMGGPLKLKQVQTVLDMSSAPATIPPDVEQALLAGGVFHGGQAFTSYRWAQIGYLIQVTSHFKLLPDVRRHDALADPLAFRDELDAVPTGQAAQRQALLYLAFPHFYLPVVSNAHRTTMRDGLAADYLGAPSDDVDIDLARIYEALMEAEGGHVDLYAPEWLKKWQKATPPKPEPTPDVQHAWKVHGSNVKGQDMVPIWRRKQSLSLGASLLRPVESDIAREELKGFVDEDYRSSGYAARLEKFDEFYAFLKRMHPGDLVVTVSQGEVHFGTVTGDPVFVASSDGRSNLRRSVRWYERPCRLAELPDDVAARLGTQGEVLDMSQHLQTLLALAERRPAKPRAGELHLPDASDDLAQRLHVGTDWLQDCIDLLRDRRQLIFYGPPGTGKTYIAQKLARHITDEANVKLVQFHPAYSYEDFFEGFRPQGVAGGHIGFALKPGPLRSLVDKAADNPDAVYVLIIDEINRGNLPKIFGELYFLLEYRDQAIDLMYSSDSAEPFSLPKNIFVIGTMNTADRSIALVDAALRRRFAFLPLHPSEEPTSGILRRWLDTKGYPVTLANLHDELNARIADTDFKIGPSYFMRDKIVKDTTGAALRLMWRTDILPLLEEHHYGDRNVDVKSRYGLDGLIKSLNVATVPPDSAGPNVDTEASDDDLSSPDPY
- a CDS encoding McrC family protein, which encodes MTSAPLILTEGAPGIPVTLSSAEYRALTDLGIITVTPTLTDGIYEVMAGRKVGAVAIGDRHLIVRPKITDLNRLLFLLGYAQNPDIWREESIGLTGADELLSGVAEAFARLATRAVEQGLLQGYRRISDTLPVLRGRVLAGEQMNRLFGLPVPIAVEYDDFTVDIAENQLLVMATLRLLMVPRVSEPARRLLRRLRRTLADVSVPPRGSMIPTWQPSRLNARYGAALRLAEIILAAESFEHHLGEVTVTGYMFDMWRIFEDFVTVALRESFNDLGWRCRIQASLYLDERRQVSMRPDLLCHHNGDATAVIDAKYKAERPDGFPNADLYQMLAYCIVLGLGHGHLVYAKGNEPVSTHTVQHSGVTIHCHALDLTLPPTELLKQIDELTSVMAAA
- a CDS encoding DUF4268 domain-containing protein, which codes for MADETATRLDNLDVAYASGWHVESTDMIDVFKKGDTVIEVRYTMNDDLDRAVKRRPNGDTETIGVHTTAKVDRLRSWLTGDNRQHRGERFVSAGPTSDRSQLYSEFWHQFRNRVAAEHPDWRARAGTSRTAPNATLPGETPRTLWVSAFKPGPLRLELAFVHPDSAVNLARFEALRAKKGQLERALGGTVTWDEMAGKNDTRVYIESSFESIDDRDQWPTMMDWLVEMHVRFKEAVRAVGTP